A segment of the Jatrophihabitans endophyticus genome:
CGACTACGACCGTCTCGACCTGCTGCCGGCGGACTTCACCTACCGTCACCTCGACCTGCTGCTCGACGAGGCGAAGAAGCCCACCCGCCGCCTGGCGCGACTCCTGGAACCGCTGGCCGACGAGTTCGACCTGGTGGTGCTGGACTGCCCGCCGAGCATGTCCCTGCTGTCGGAGAACGTGCTGCGCGCCGCCGACGTCGTGCTGGTCCCGCTCATCCCCACCACGCTGTCGGTCCGCACCCTGGACCAGTTGACGGAGTTCCTCGCGACCGTCCCCGAACCCCACCCGCGGCTGCTGGGCTTCTTCTCCATGGTCGACACCCGCAAGCGACTGCACCGCGACATCACCACCGAGCTCCCCGGTCGCCGGCCCGACCTCGCGCGGACCACCGTCCCGGCGCTGTCGGTCGTCGAGCAGATGGCACAGCGGCGGCAGCCCGTCGCGGCCTACGCACCGCGCAGCGCGGCGGCCCGGCGCTACCGCGAGCTGTGGGACGAGGCGTTCGGCTGACGCGGTTCCCGGGGGCCAGCTTCGCCTTTGCGAAGTCAGCCGTGTTGGATGGGGGCATGCCGCAGGACACGACGGCGCCGGCCGTCCCCACCTTCGCCCGCGTCAGCGCCGTCGAACGCACCGAGCCGGACCACGTCGGCGCCGCCGACGCGGCGGCGGTCGGGTTCACCGCCGAGCTGCACCCGGACTGGACCATCGGCGGGAAGCCCAACGGCGGGTACCTGCTGGCCATCCTGGGGCGCGCCGCCACGACGGTGGGCACGCACGCCCACGTGCTCGCCGCGAGTGCCCACTACCTGCACTCGCCGGAGCCCGGGCCGGTCCAGGTCACCGTGGAGGTGCTGCGCGCCGGCCGGACGGCCAGCCAGCTGCGGGCCCGCATGGCGCAGGACGGCCGTCCCTGCGTCGAGGCGCTGCTGACCGCGACCGACCTCGTCCCCACCGAGCCGTATTGGGACGCCGCCACCCCCGATCCCGGCACCACCCCGTACGCCGACGCCGTGCGCATCCCGGGCACCAGCCCGACCGGCGTCCGGGTGGCGATCATGGACCAGGTCGAGGTGCGCCTCGACGCCGAGACCCTCGACTTCGCCGCCGGTCGGCCCCGTGGCCACGGCGAGCTGCGCGGCTGGCTCTCGCTGCCCGACGGCGAGGCGTTCGACCCGGTGTCGCTGCTCTACGCCGTCGACGCCTTCCCGCCGGCCACGTTCGACATCGCGCCCAGCGGCTGGGTGCCAACGCTGGAGCTCACCGCCTACGTCCGCGCGCTGCCCGCGCCCGGGCCGCTGCGGGTGCTGCACCGCGCGCACCTGGTCGACGGCCAGCGGGTCGACGAGGCCTGCTGGCTGTGGGACTCCCGCGGCCGCGTCGTAGCCCATGGCGTGCAGCTCGCCGGCATCCGGCTCGGCTGACGCGTCGCACCCCCGCCGGCACCGATCCGGGCACAATGGTCGGCGTGGGAGGTGCCGGTGAGGACTAGCGCGCTGCGGCTCGTCACCGCGGGGCGCGCGTGGTGGGGTCGCAGCCTCGGCGGGCGCGGCCTGAACCGCATCCGGGAGCTCGACCTCGACACCCACGCCCTCGCGCTGTGCGCCCAACAGGTGCTGTGCACCGCCCCCCTCGTCGTCGCGGTCTCCGCGGTGCTGCAGCGCACGACCGGCCAGGGCGTCAGCGTCTACGTGTCGCGCTTCCTCGGGTTGCGCGCCGAGGCCACCGGCGACATCGAGCGGCTGCTCGGTCGCTCGTCGAACTCCATCAGCACCACCGCGCTCGTCGTCGGCATGGTCACCGCCATCGCGCTGTCCACGAGCGTGGCGGCGGTGCAGCAGCGCGGCTTCGAGCTGATCTGGACGCTTCCCCGCGTCACCGGCATCCGCTCGTGGGCCCGGCAACTGGCCTGGACGCCGGCGCTCGTGCTGCTGACCGTGGCCGTGCTCGGCGCCGGCCGGGTGGGCCGGTGGTTCAACGACGCCGTGGTGTACACCGGCCCGGTCGCGGGCTCGGTGCTGCAGGGCGTCACGGTGTTCCTCTTCTACTGGTGGACGCAGTACTGGCTGCTGCGCGGCCGGGTGGAATGGCGCGCCCTGTTGCCGGGCGCCCTCGCCACGGCGTTGCTGACCGTCGCGATGGTGCGCATCTCGCGTCTGCTCATGGACAGCCAGATCTCCTGGCAGGTCCATGCCTACGGCCTGGTCGGTGCCGTCTTCGTGCTGTCGGTCTGGCTGATGGTGCTGAGCGTGGTCATCTTCGCCGGCGTGCTCATCGGGGCGCTGTTCGTGGAGCGGCGCCGCGCCGAGGCCACCGGCCGCAGCGGCGACGTCCTCGGCGAGCATCCCCTCACCGTGCGCGGCATCGTGTCGGCCGAGCGCGGTGAGGGTGTCACCCCGTCGGCGCGGGTCAGGAATTCGCCTTGATGTACTCCTCGGCGTCCTTGTCCTCGTCCGAGACGCCCTCGCCGGCGGGGTGCGCCGCGTAGAACTGCAGCCACTGCATGCCGAGCTCGTGGCGCAGCTCGAGCGTGGAGCTCTTGATGAAGTCCGGCAGGGCCTCGCGCTCCTCCTCGTCGAGGTGCTCGCCGTTCTCCGAGCGCGCCTTGCCCACCGCCTCGTACCACTCGTCGCTGCCGACGTCGTGCTTGCCGGCCTCGCGGACCGCGTCGCGGATCTCGTTGTGGTCGGTGATCGCGTCCTCGGTCTCGTCCTCGGGGTCCCCCTCCTCCGTCTCGCCGCCGTGCTTGAGCAGCGCCGGGTAGAACACGGTCTCCTCGGCCTCGGCGTGGGTGTCCAGCCTTCGCGCGAGCGGTTCCCAGACCGCGGTCAGCTCGGCGACGCCCTTCGCGTCGTCCAGGCGGAAGAACTGCCGGCGCAGCCAGTCGTGGTCGGCGTAGATCAGGTCGATGATGTCGGCCATGGTGGGTCCTCTTCGAAGATCGTCGTTCGGTCGTGGAGACGACTACCCGGCCTGCCCGCGTGACGAACCACCTGACGCGGTGATCCGCCTTTCCGGCTCGGGTAGGTCGGGCCCATGACCGAAGAGCAGGGTCGACGGATCGCCGTCGCGGGTGCCACCGGCTTCGTCGGACGGGCGCTCGTCGCGGCCCTGCTCGAGCAGGGCGACGAGGTGCTCGCGCTCACCCGGCACGCCGAGCGCTACGACGGGCCGGCCGTGCCCGTCAGTGCCGACGTCACCGACGAGGCGGCGACGGTCGGGGCATTGCGCGACTGCGAGCTCGCCTACTACCTCGTCCACTCGCTCGACCACGGCGACTTCGCGCGCCGGGACGCGCTGGCTGCCCGGACGTTCGGGGCCGCGGCGGCGCGCGCCGGAGTGCGCCGCATCGTGTACCTCGGCGGTCTGGGCGACGACGCCGACGCGCTGTCCCCACACCTGCGCAGCCGCCGGGAGGTCGAGACGCTGCTCGCGGCCGGTGGCGTGCCCGTGACGACCCTGCGCGCCGGGATCGTGATCGGCCACGGCGGCGCGTCCTGGGAGATCATCCGCAACGTCGTCGAGAAGGTGCCGGCGCTCGTGGTGCCGCGCTGGGCGCTCACCCGCACCCAGCCCATCGCGCTGTCCGACGCCGTGCGTTACCTCGTCGGCGTGGGCGTGCCGGACGCGCTGGCCTACCCGCAGTCCCGGGTCTACGACATCGGCGGCGCCGACGTGCTGCGCTACGTCGACGTGCTGACCCGCGTCAGCGCGATCGAGGGACGTCCCGCGCTGGTCGTCCCGGTCCCCGTCCCGGCCCGACGACTGGCAACGCTCGTGGCCTCCCAGGCGCTGCCCCTGCTGACCGGCGTCGACAGCCGCACCATCCGCACCCTGCTCGAGTCGATGCGCAACGAGGTGGTCGTGCGCGACGAGCGCATCCGCGACGTCGTCGACATCACGCCGCTGGACTACGACCACGCGG
Coding sequences within it:
- a CDS encoding NAD(P)H-binding protein, which codes for MTEEQGRRIAVAGATGFVGRALVAALLEQGDEVLALTRHAERYDGPAVPVSADVTDEAATVGALRDCELAYYLVHSLDHGDFARRDALAARTFGAAAARAGVRRIVYLGGLGDDADALSPHLRSRREVETLLAAGGVPVTTLRAGIVIGHGGASWEIIRNVVEKVPALVVPRWALTRTQPIALSDAVRYLVGVGVPDALAYPQSRVYDIGGADVLRYVDVLTRVSAIEGRPALVVPVPVPARRLATLVASQALPLLTGVDSRTIRTLLESMRNEVVVRDERIRDVVDITPLDYDHAVLEALAERARRKRAR
- a CDS encoding thioesterase family protein, coding for MPQDTTAPAVPTFARVSAVERTEPDHVGAADAAAVGFTAELHPDWTIGGKPNGGYLLAILGRAATTVGTHAHVLAASAHYLHSPEPGPVQVTVEVLRAGRTASQLRARMAQDGRPCVEALLTATDLVPTEPYWDAATPDPGTTPYADAVRIPGTSPTGVRVAIMDQVEVRLDAETLDFAAGRPRGHGELRGWLSLPDGEAFDPVSLLYAVDAFPPATFDIAPSGWVPTLELTAYVRALPAPGPLRVLHRAHLVDGQRVDEACWLWDSRGRVVAHGVQLAGIRLG
- a CDS encoding hemerythrin domain-containing protein, which translates into the protein MADIIDLIYADHDWLRRQFFRLDDAKGVAELTAVWEPLARRLDTHAEAEETVFYPALLKHGGETEEGDPEDETEDAITDHNEIRDAVREAGKHDVGSDEWYEAVGKARSENGEHLDEEEREALPDFIKSSTLELRHELGMQWLQFYAAHPAGEGVSDEDKDAEEYIKANS
- a CDS encoding ParA family protein; this translates as MRVAAVYNIKGGVGKTTTAVNLAYESAARGLRTLLWDLDAQGAATYVLRVDARVKGGGKRVVRETRPLVDAIKGSDYDRLDLLPADFTYRHLDLLLDEAKKPTRRLARLLEPLADEFDLVVLDCPPSMSLLSENVLRAADVVLVPLIPTTLSVRTLDQLTEFLATVPEPHPRLLGFFSMVDTRKRLHRDITTELPGRRPDLARTTVPALSVVEQMAQRRQPVAAYAPRSAAARRYRELWDEAFG
- a CDS encoding YhjD/YihY/BrkB family envelope integrity protein, which gives rise to MRTSALRLVTAGRAWWGRSLGGRGLNRIRELDLDTHALALCAQQVLCTAPLVVAVSAVLQRTTGQGVSVYVSRFLGLRAEATGDIERLLGRSSNSISTTALVVGMVTAIALSTSVAAVQQRGFELIWTLPRVTGIRSWARQLAWTPALVLLTVAVLGAGRVGRWFNDAVVYTGPVAGSVLQGVTVFLFYWWTQYWLLRGRVEWRALLPGALATALLTVAMVRISRLLMDSQISWQVHAYGLVGAVFVLSVWLMVLSVVIFAGVLIGALFVERRRAEATGRSGDVLGEHPLTVRGIVSAERGEGVTPSARVRNSP